The DNA window CACCAGATAAAATGTACAAACTCCACACAACTCGGACACCAAAGTTTCTCGGGCTCGATAAAATTTCTAGCTTGCTCCCTACGCTAGATAAAAGTAGTGATGTAATTGTGGGAGTCCTTGACACAGGTATATGGCCCGAAAGCAAGAGCTTCGACGATACTGGATACGGGCCAATTCCGCACAATTGGAAAGGAAAATGTGAAACAGGTACAAATTTTACAACATCTAATTGTAATAAGAAATTGATTGGTGCTAGGTTCTATCGAAAGGGTTTCGAGGCTTCTATAGCTCCAAATGATGAACGTATCCGGTTTTTATCACCTCGAGATGATGATGGCCATGGAACCCACACTGCAAGCACAACTATAGGATCTCCGGTGGAAAACGCGAGTCTTTTTGGCTTAGCCAATGGGACTGCACGTGGGATGGCCATTGGCGCTAGAGTTGCAATGTACAAGGTTTGTTGGATAGAATTATGTAGCGGTTCTGATATATTGGCTGGGATAGATCAGGCCATTGCCGACAACGTCAATATTCTTTCATTGTCGCTTGGAGAGATACCATATAAATACTTCAAGGATAATTTAGCAATTGGAGCCTTTGCAGCAATGGAGCATGGCATTCTAGTCTCATGCTCTGCGGGCAACTTTGGTCCTCGTTCTTGGAGTGTCACCAATATAGCACCATGGATTACAACTGTGGGAGCTGGAACACTAGATCGAGATTTCCCTACATACGTTAGTCTTGGAAATGGAAAAAATTATTCAGGCGTGTCCTTTTATAATGGCAATTCCTTGCCCGAAACTCTTGTGCCGTTCATATATGCAGGAAATGCAAGCAGTGATGAAGGAAAAGGTGATGGAACATGTGCTCCAGGCAGTTTGGACCCAAAAAAAGTAGCGGGAAAGATTGTTTTGTGTGATCCTGGAAAGATTGGAAGGGTGGAAAAAGGAAATATAGTGAAATCTGTTGGTGGTTTGGGCATGGTGTTTGCCAACAATGAGAAGGGTGGAGAAATACTTACGCCTGATGCACATATTTTTCCAGCAACTGCCGTTGGCTTCACAAATGGCGAAGCCATCAAGAAATACTTATTTTCTGATCCAAAACCGACGGGTACAATTGTGTTTGAAGGAACAAAGCTTGAGGTTGAGCCGTCTCCTGTTGTTGCTGATTTCAGCTCACGAGGACCCAATTTGATAACGCCGCAAATATTGAAGCCCGATTTAATTGCACCGGGCTTCAACATCTTAGCAGCATATCCAAATAATTTGAGTCCTACAGGCTTGACTTCAGATCCTAGGCGCGTCGATTTTCAAATTATGTCAGGCACATCAATGGCATGCCCACATGTAAGTGGACTAGCAGCTTTGCTCAAATCGGTTCATCCAGACTGGAGCCCAGCTGCCATTCGATCTGCGTTGATGACAACAGCTTATACGGCTTATAAAAACAATCAGACATTATTGGACGGTGCAACGAAAAAGCCAGCGACTCCGTTTGATTTTGGTGCTGGACATGTTGATCCGGTCTCCGCGCTAAATCCCGGGCTTGTCTATGATTTGAGAGTGGATGACTACTTGAGTTTCCTCTGTGCAGTGAACTATTCATCAGCTCAAATTGAAATTGTGGCGAGGAGAAAATACACATGTGACCCAAAGAAACAATACAGTGTAACAAATCTTAATTACCCTTCTTTTGCTGTGGTCTTTACAGGTGAGCACAATGAAATTAAACACAGTCGGACTCTTACCAATGTGGGTACGGAAGGAACATACAAGGTATCTGTTAAGTCAGATGTTCCATCTGTCAAGATCTCGGTTGAACCAGAAGTGTTAAGTTTtaagaaaaatgagaaaaaaacaTACATAGTTAAATTTTCTACATCAACTTCCAAACAAAATATTACTCAAAGTTTTGGAAGTTTGCAATGGTCTGATGGAAAAACTGTTGTTAGAAGTCCTATAGCATTTAGGTGGAAAATAGAGTAAAAGCTTGATGTGTTATTGTTATGAATATAttgtaataatataataaaacatTATGTCTGTATACATTTGAagttttacttttctttttgaaagagcAAAAAGAATTATATTATAAAAACTAGGCCTAAGTAATGCCAATAAAACAGTTCAATACATATAGCAGAACAACACCCCATCTCTAAATACATTGGCCAGATAATTGCAAACTGAGACAATATATTACTCCCCGTTCGTTGCCTTTTTATCACAACAAAAACATTTCCACAATTTGTATTATCCATAATAGAACTATGATTCTGTGTTGCATACAGTAATTAATAATATATGGTTTTTCTTGTAGCTTAAGAAATTTAACAGTGTGTTATTGACTCAGGTTTATCCTTTTAACTTTCTTAGTACTTCTCTTCAAGTCTTCTTCTTGACAATGaattgtttggtttgaagctgCAAACCCTAACGATGATGATGACCTCATGCACAAAACCAAAGCGGAGTGATTCATGTCAgattttgataaaattaattttgaaatattgatgTTTCTTTGTATTTGACTACTAACATGTGTCTTCAAATCACTTGTCAATaagtaacttgttttttttagaAAGTGATTATTAATTAGATAatgctatttatttttcttaatgagtaagaaaatatttattttgtttttaagtcTACAACTTTGCTTTAtgtaatacaaaaaaaaacagtAACAGTATTATTGCAAAAGTCAAGACTACAATTATTTAATATAGaacttaatatttttttcttaaaatgaaTTTCATCTTTTATTCAATTTCTCCTTATTCTactacttttctttttctttaatattCTATCTATTTTTTATCATAAAGAAAATTTAACTTATTAAATTTGTTAAATGAAATCTTATACAGATACATTggttaaagaaattaaaaagttaaattttattttagatcAATAATTGACCCACCCTTTTATAAAACaaagttttcttttaaatttctCACACAAATCATATTTGAATATATACAAAGAAAGCTATCTAACATGGAAGCACTTCAGAAACCTCTCGCTGTAATTCTTTTTTTGATTATCATCTTGTGCGATGTGCCTCTGGCAAGATCAAAGAATAGAGAGAATAATCAAACTACTTACATTGTTCATGCTGCCAAATCCATGATGCCAACAAGCTTCAACCACCATTCAATCTGGTACACATCAATTTTGAAGTCAGTATCCAAATCAGCTGAAATGATCTACACCTATGATAAGGCAATAAATGGATTCTCGACAAGTTTGACAGTTGAAGAACATCGGTTACTAAAGAGCCAACCAGGGATTCTAAAGGTGACACCAGATAAAATGTACAAACTCCACACAACTCGGACACCAAAGTTTCTTGGGCTCGATAAAATTTCTATCTCGCTCCCTACGCTAGACAAAAGTAGTGATGTAATCGTGGGAGTCCTTGACACGGGTATATGGCCCGAAAGCAAGAGCTTTGATGATACTGGATATGGGCCAATTCCAAGCAGTTGGAAAGGAATATGTGATACAGGTATAAATTTTACAACATCTAATTGTAATAAGAAATTGATTGGTGCTAGGTTCTATCGAAAGGGTTTCGAGGCATCTATTGGTTCAACTGATGAAACCAAATTGCCTAAAACACCTCGAGATGATTTTGGCCATGGAACCCACGCCGCGAGCATAGCTATTGGATCTCCGGTGAAGAACGCAAGTCTTTTTGGATTAGCCAACGGGACCGCGCGTGGGATGGCGATTGGTGCTAGAGTTGCTATGTACAAGGTTTGTTGGTTAGGAGCTTGTCGTATGTCTGATATATTGGCTGCAATAGATCAGGCCATTGCCGACAACGTCAATATTCTGTCATTGTCGCTTGGAGATATACCACTTGATTACTTTGAGGATAATTTAGCAATTGGAGCCTATGCAGCAATGGAGCATGGCATTCTAGTTTCATGCTCTGCGGGGAACTCCGGTCCTAGTTCTTTGAGTGTCACTAATTTAGCACCCTGGATTACAACCGTGGGAGCTGGAACACTTGATAGAGATTTCCCTACATACATCAGGCTTGGAAACGGACAAAATTATTCAGGTGTATCCTTTTATAATGGAAAATCTTTTCCCGAAACTCTCCTGCCGTTCATATATGCAGGAAATGCAAGCAATGAAGAAGGAAACAATGATGGAACATGTCTTCCAGGTAGTTTGGCTCCAGAAAAAGTAGCGGGAAAGATTGTATTGTGTGATCGTGGAAAGGTTGAAAGGGTGGAGAAAGGAAGTGTAGTGAAATCTGTTGGTGGTTTGGGCATGGTGTTAGCCAACACTGAGAAGGATGGAGAAAGACCTATGCCTGATGCCCATATTTTTCCAGCAACTGCAGTTGGTTTCACAGATGGCGAAGCCATCAAGAAATACTTGTTTTCTGATCCAAAATCGACGGGTACAATTGTGTTTCAAGGAACAAAGCTTGAGGTTAAACTGTCTCCTACGGTTGCATTTTTCAGCTCACGAGGACCCAATTTAATAACCCCGCAAATACTGAAGCCTGATTTAATTGCGCCAGGTTTTAACATTTTAGCAGCATATCCAAAGAATTTGAGTCCTACAGGTTTGACTTCAGATCCTAGGCGCGTAGATTTCCACATTATGTCAGGAACATCAATGTCATGTCCACATGTAAGTGGACTAGCAGCTTTGATCAAATCGATTCATCCAGACTGGAGCCCAGCTGCCATTCGATCTACGTTGATGACAACCGCTTATACGGCTTATAAAAACAATCAGACATTATTGGACGACGCAACTAAAAAGCCAGCAACTCCATTTGATTTTGGTGCTGGACATGTTGATCCTGTTTTCGCACTAAATCCCGGGCTTGTCTATGATTTGAGAGTGGATGACTACTTGAGTTTCCTCTGTGCATTGAACTACTCACCTGCTCAGATTGAAATTGTAGCGAGGAGAAAGTACACGTGCGATCCAAATAAACAATACAGTGTAACAAACCTTAATTATCCTTCATTCGCTGTGGTCTTTGATGGTGGAAATGATGAGATTAAACACAGTCGGACTCTTACCAATGTGGGTGCGGTAGGAACATACAAGGTATCAGTTAAGTCAGATGTTCCATCTGTCAAAATCTCGGTTGAACCAGAAGTGTTAAGTTTtaagaaaaatgagaaaaaatcATACATAGTTACATTTACTAATTCAACTCCGAAACAAAATATTACTCAAAGTTTTGGTAGCTTAGAATGGTCTGATGGAAGAACTGTTGTTAGAAGTCCTATAGCATTTAGGTGGAAAATACAGTAAAAGCTTGATGTTTTATTGTTATGAttgtataataatataataaaacatTATGTCTGTATACCAAGCCAAAGTAATTCCAAAAAAACAGTTCAATACAAATAGCAAAACAACACTCTAAATACATTGGCCAGATAACTGCAAAGTGAAAGCAAACCTAATTGGCACTGATACATCCCCTgttccaaataaaaatataaagaaatcaACTAATCCCAAACAGAATGAAGCAGAAAAAAACTTGAACACCATATCTTCTTTCTTCAACTGCTTGAATATGCCCTTTTATTTCTTCTTATTgctatgaattttttatattttatcaaccaatcaaattatatatatttattcgtATTATCattcattttaatatattttttttttgaataagattttaatatattatatattatattttaattacaaCAATTATAAGGATTTGATTCTATTATTGTATATATATCTTTACGTAGTTTTCTATTCTTTGAGAGAGGGTGGATGACCCCAAACTCCTCTGCACTTCTACCAACTTTAAGCGCAAAGCAAACTCGCTGAAACCGCACCATCTCGATCCACACAGTGCCAAAACCAACTCAGAAACCCCCAGCAAcaaatccagaaatatgaatcTGAATTAACTAAACTCCAACCAATCAAACTAACTTAATTATGACCAGGCAAAGGCGAGAAAAAGGACCAGGATAGTGCCTACGTTGCATACGTTAACCTAACTGAAACAGAGGAAACTATACTGTTACAAAATGCTAGATATTGTAATACTACAATAGCACTCCTGAACTGCATATGCATATATTCATCCCTAGAGTTCAAAACACGAACACTTCAAAAATGAGTAAACACATCCAATAAGTActataaaaatcaaaatttaactaATATCCAAACTTATAATACAGTAAACACACTACTCACTTCAAATGTGAAGTTTTCCAAACTTTTAaatcaaatcaatagcatttCATACTACTAAAATACTATTTAATATTGAATTGTCAGTTTCATCATACAAACACTTGTGTGTGTTTCGCTTCGCAATGATGCCAACATGCAATTGAataagaaaatcttcaaaagaaaTCAActacttcaatttaataattaatgaaAAAGAACCAAGGTTCATAAAACATTAACATTTCTATTTTAGCTTACAATATCTTTAATTTTCTTCCATTGTGTACACAAATAACCCAAGATTACCAAATAACcaaaataattcaaaaacaataaatttcCTTCGCTCCCACTACCAAGCAGGAAGAATCGTGTTTAATTTAATAGTCAATACAAATAGGTAAATTCCAGCGTATTTTATTTTCCCAAGTTTCATAAAGTTCCATGAAGGGATTCGACACATGTTTATACAtgttggatcacgattttaacaagtttgccaccgaagaaaataccgggtcgagtcgcggatcggtatgctttctttaagacgttttgcGGTATtgccaaaattatgcaaaacaGTTCTTAATAACCACGatgcctccaggataaaacagtccagttctatactatacgattactacttgcacggtagataatcaGTCTAGATATACACCATCAGATGGTAGTAGGACCATTCAAATATGATAtaaataccatcttagtatctgaTAATTCTctaaccaagagaaatttcaataattctctaaagagaatccaagaaaaatatacttgataatttctcaactcaaacgaagagaaattaacattattctcgaaggagaattcaagaaagtcctcggaaaattcaacgagtagaaagaaagggggagaagttggcgcttcgacaattcgaaagacgcagagttatgagagtgaggaaggaaaaagtcaaaataagtttttggtgtgttttggaaaGAAACAAGTGACtttcttatataatgaagtaaattagccaagatttctaatctaagcaatgtgggattAAGGAGTATTTTCAACTAACACacaatgtgggacttgacttagaaactttttcaattcatctccctatttTAGAATAATGacataatgttccaacaatcccccacttgaatttaaaaaaagtGTTTCAGAAGTAACGTcaaacgtttctaagattgtgcataaaAAAAGGTGTCTATAccttgaacctttgcgtagcaagtaggattctgattcaacaagagtgacactattatcttgaactctatctcaaaCATCAGACCcgcacacaaccttttcttaaggtgtattcttaatagctcgtgcttttaatggccctgcacgtgtatcccggtttagtgaagACTCTAGGAATTC is part of the Vicia villosa cultivar HV-30 ecotype Madison, WI linkage group LG2, Vvil1.0, whole genome shotgun sequence genome and encodes:
- the LOC131646912 gene encoding subtilisin-like protease SBT1.7 translates to MKSLIVILIVILSVCHVSLARTKNNENKKITYIVHVAKSTMPSSFRHHSIWYKSVLKSVSQSAEILYTYDEAINGFSTTLTVEEHRLLKSQPGILKVTPDKMYKLHTTRTPKFLGLDKISSLLPTLDKSSDVIVGVLDTGIWPESKSFDDTGYGPIPHNWKGKCETGTNFTTSNCNKKLIGARFYRKGFEASIAPNDERIRFLSPRDDDGHGTHTASTTIGSPVENASLFGLANGTARGMAIGARVAMYKVCWIELCSGSDILAGIDQAIADNVNILSLSLGEIPYKYFKDNLAIGAFAAMEHGILVSCSAGNFGPRSWSVTNIAPWITTVGAGTLDRDFPTYVSLGNGKNYSGVSFYNGNSLPETLVPFIYAGNASSDEGKGDGTCAPGSLDPKKVAGKIVLCDPGKIGRVEKGNIVKSVGGLGMVFANNEKGGEILTPDAHIFPATAVGFTNGEAIKKYLFSDPKPTGTIVFEGTKLEVEPSPVVADFSSRGPNLITPQILKPDLIAPGFNILAAYPNNLSPTGLTSDPRRVDFQIMSGTSMACPHVSGLAALLKSVHPDWSPAAIRSALMTTAYTAYKNNQTLLDGATKKPATPFDFGAGHVDPVSALNPGLVYDLRVDDYLSFLCAVNYSSAQIEIVARRKYTCDPKKQYSVTNLNYPSFAVVFTGEHNEIKHSRTLTNVGTEGTYKVSVKSDVPSVKISVEPEVLSFKKNEKKTYIVKFSTSTSKQNITQSFGSLQWSDGKTVVRSPIAFRWKIE
- the LOC131650168 gene encoding subtilisin-like protease SBT1.7, with amino-acid sequence MILCCIQSIIDPPFYKTKFSFKFLTQIIFEYIQRKLSNMEALQKPLAVILFLIIILCDVPLARSKNRENNQTTYIVHAAKSMMPTSFNHHSIWYTSILKSVSKSAEMIYTYDKAINGFSTSLTVEEHRLLKSQPGILKVTPDKMYKLHTTRTPKFLGLDKISISLPTLDKSSDVIVGVLDTGIWPESKSFDDTGYGPIPSSWKGICDTGINFTTSNCNKKLIGARFYRKGFEASIGSTDETKLPKTPRDDFGHGTHAASIAIGSPVKNASLFGLANGTARGMAIGARVAMYKVCWLGACRMSDILAAIDQAIADNVNILSLSLGDIPLDYFEDNLAIGAYAAMEHGILVSCSAGNSGPSSLSVTNLAPWITTVGAGTLDRDFPTYIRLGNGQNYSGVSFYNGKSFPETLLPFIYAGNASNEEGNNDGTCLPGSLAPEKVAGKIVLCDRGKVERVEKGSVVKSVGGLGMVLANTEKDGERPMPDAHIFPATAVGFTDGEAIKKYLFSDPKSTGTIVFQGTKLEVKLSPTVAFFSSRGPNLITPQILKPDLIAPGFNILAAYPKNLSPTGLTSDPRRVDFHIMSGTSMSCPHVSGLAALIKSIHPDWSPAAIRSTLMTTAYTAYKNNQTLLDDATKKPATPFDFGAGHVDPVFALNPGLVYDLRVDDYLSFLCALNYSPAQIEIVARRKYTCDPNKQYSVTNLNYPSFAVVFDGGNDEIKHSRTLTNVGAVGTYKVSVKSDVPSVKISVEPEVLSFKKNEKKSYIVTFTNSTPKQNITQSFGSLEWSDGRTVVRSPIAFRWKIQ